One Brachyspira suanatina DNA segment encodes these proteins:
- a CDS encoding helix-turn-helix domain-containing protein, whose translation MLTTNLKKPFYNNMLSDNKEEDNTNKERWIEDDELISSVGKNIRAIRKSQTKTISEIAEMSGISAKYLQSVEVGKRNISIINLNKIANALNVPIAILFSYDHIEKTKKLLYIANKLKNYSALQLSNIDTIIRDLKNIID comes from the coding sequence ATGCTTACTACTAATTTAAAGAAACCTTTTTATAATAATATGCTTAGTGATAATAAAGAAGAAGATAATACTAATAAAGAGAGATGGATAGAAGATGATGAGCTTATATCTTCTGTTGGAAAAAATATAAGAGCTATAAGAAAATCACAGACTAAAACAATATCAGAAATAGCAGAAATGTCTGGAATATCAGCTAAATATCTTCAAAGTGTTGAGGTAGGTAAAAGAAACATATCTATAATAAATTTAAATAAAATAGCTAATGCTTTGAATGTGCCTATAGCTATATTATTTAGTTATGATCATATAGAAAAAACTAAGAAACTTTTATATATAGCAAATAAACTTAAAAATTATTCGGCTTTGCAGTTATCTAATATAGATACTATAATAAGGGATTTGAAAAATATCATAGATTGA
- the feoB gene encoding ferrous iron transport protein B: protein MKLTELDIEEGFVVDKVATDGEIRQRIIEMGFTPGAKGWVVRKAPLGDPIQVHIMDYEISLRKSEANGIEVAKSNVEIKKERVLKHIEHKEVKEGDDTLIESKSDIAKKIKVPSNNTKFKIALAGNPNSGKTTIFNALTGANYKVANYPGVTVEKRQANMLYNGYTYDLIDLPGVYSLSAYSQDEVVACDVLLNEKPDFIINVIDSTNLERNLYLTLQLVELGIPIVCVLNMYEHAEKNGIKIDEKNLGELFKFPVMKVHGNKYESVVRILDEIEKMHTSGNKLHRDSAIRYGEEVENSIKNIVDTMHGDISEIHKRWLAIKTLEKDERAIHSIRRECNNGGEVIEVLNKEIIKLETSMNAKTDSIMADKRYSYIRGALQEAVHKDNIQAFNFTEAADVIFLNKWLGLPIFLVVLWLIFKVTFTVGAYPQAWLEAGIGALSGLVGSLLPEGSLIQSVVVDGIIGGVGAVLSFLPLVLILFTGISFLEDCGYMARAAFLMDKIMHKLGLHGQSFIPLFLGFGCTIPAVMAARTLRSKKDRVVTILITTFMSCGARLPVYILFIGAFFAPKMAASVMFSIYMIGVLMAFIMAFIFRKAFFKGEETPFVMELPPYRIPRAKAVLRHMFDRGWMYIKKAGTYVFAASVIIWALMTFPQYKPTDEDNARLMQEAKSLAVSQGLDANDKEVITAEYDRLVASEGLKNSYAGKIGTFIEPVLKPLGFDWRIAIGLVAGGAAKEVLVSTIAQIKSIEDGDETVLTESLQNDPVFNPVVAYTLLLFVLLYFPCFASVGVIGAEIGNKWIPFLMIYTLIVAWVVSFAFYQIAGRIAGII, encoded by the coding sequence ATGAAATTAACAGAACTAGATATTGAAGAAGGTTTTGTTGTTGATAAAGTAGCCACTGATGGTGAGATTAGACAAAGAATTATAGAAATGGGATTTACTCCCGGTGCTAAAGGCTGGGTTGTTAGAAAAGCACCTTTAGGAGATCCTATACAAGTTCATATTATGGACTATGAAATTTCTCTTAGAAAATCTGAGGCTAATGGAATAGAAGTTGCTAAATCAAATGTAGAAATAAAAAAAGAAAGAGTATTAAAGCATATAGAACATAAAGAAGTAAAAGAGGGAGATGATACTTTAATAGAAAGTAAAAGTGATATAGCAAAGAAAATAAAAGTTCCGTCAAATAATACTAAATTTAAAATAGCTTTGGCAGGAAATCCTAACTCTGGAAAAACAACTATATTCAATGCTTTAACAGGTGCTAATTATAAAGTTGCTAATTATCCGGGTGTAACAGTAGAAAAAAGACAGGCTAATATGCTTTATAATGGTTATACTTATGATTTGATAGATTTACCCGGTGTTTATAGTTTAAGTGCTTATTCTCAAGATGAAGTAGTGGCATGCGATGTTCTTCTTAATGAAAAGCCTGATTTTATAATAAATGTTATAGACTCTACAAATTTAGAAAGAAATCTTTATCTCACATTGCAGCTTGTAGAATTGGGTATTCCTATTGTATGCGTACTCAATATGTATGAGCATGCTGAAAAGAATGGTATTAAAATAGATGAAAAGAATTTGGGTGAGCTTTTCAAATTCCCAGTGATGAAAGTTCATGGAAATAAATATGAAAGCGTTGTTAGAATATTAGATGAAATAGAAAAGATGCATACTTCAGGAAATAAGCTTCATAGAGATTCTGCTATAAGATATGGAGAAGAAGTAGAAAACTCTATCAAGAATATTGTAGATACTATGCATGGAGATATAAGCGAGATTCATAAAAGATGGCTTGCTATTAAAACTTTAGAAAAAGATGAAAGAGCTATTCACTCTATAAGAAGAGAATGTAATAATGGCGGCGAGGTAATAGAAGTATTAAATAAAGAAATAATTAAATTAGAAACTTCTATGAATGCCAAAACAGATTCTATAATGGCTGATAAAAGATACTCATATATAAGAGGAGCTTTACAGGAGGCTGTTCATAAAGATAATATACAGGCATTCAATTTTACAGAGGCCGCTGATGTAATATTCTTAAATAAATGGCTTGGTCTTCCAATATTCTTAGTTGTATTATGGCTGATATTTAAAGTAACATTTACTGTAGGAGCTTATCCTCAAGCTTGGCTTGAAGCAGGAATAGGGGCATTATCTGGTTTGGTAGGCAGTTTGCTTCCTGAAGGCAGTTTGATACAATCTGTTGTTGTTGATGGTATTATAGGAGGGGTAGGGGCAGTACTATCATTCTTACCATTAGTATTGATATTGTTCACTGGAATTTCATTTTTAGAGGATTGCGGTTATATGGCTAGAGCTGCTTTCTTAATGGATAAAATAATGCATAAATTAGGTTTGCATGGTCAGTCATTTATACCTCTTTTCTTAGGTTTCGGATGTACTATACCAGCTGTTATGGCAGCTAGAACATTGAGAAGTAAAAAGGATAGGGTAGTAACTATACTAATTACAACATTTATGAGTTGCGGTGCTAGACTTCCTGTTTATATATTGTTTATAGGTGCTTTCTTTGCTCCTAAAATGGCCGCTTCTGTGATGTTTAGTATATATATGATTGGTGTATTGATGGCATTTATAATGGCATTCATATTTAGAAAAGCATTTTTCAAAGGTGAGGAAACTCCTTTCGTAATGGAACTTCCTCCATATAGAATACCAAGAGCTAAGGCTGTATTAAGACATATGTTTGACAGAGGCTGGATGTATATTAAGAAAGCCGGTACTTATGTATTTGCTGCTTCTGTTATAATATGGGCTTTAATGACATTCCCTCAATATAAGCCTACCGATGAAGATAATGCAAGACTTATGCAGGAAGCTAAATCATTGGCTGTTAGTCAGGGTTTAGATGCTAATGATAAAGAAGTTATCACTGCTGAATATGACAGATTAGTTGCTTCTGAAGGTTTAAAAAATAGTTATGCTGGTAAGATAGGTACATTTATAGAACCAGTATTAAAGCCTTTAGGTTTCGATTGGAGAATAGCTATTGGGCTTGTTGCTGGAGGTGCTGCTAAAGAGGTGTTAGTTTCTACTATAGCACAGATTAAATCTATAGAAGATGGAGATGAAACAGTTCTCACAGAATCATTACAGAATGATCCAGTATTTAATCCTGTAGTGGCATATACATTACTTCTTTTTGTACTGCTTTATTTCCCTTGTTTTGCGTCTGTTGGTGTTATAGGTGCTGAGATAGGTAATAAATGGATACCTTTCTTAATGATTTATACATTAATAGTTGCTTGGGTAGTAAGTTTTGCTTTCTATCAGATTGCTGGAAGAATAGCAGGTATTATATAG
- a CDS encoding JAB domain-containing protein — translation MYNDFYNDNTKFSSALASSNADIVNEKQILASIISNGISLEKANTIVEKLYYNFYNLHNIVNASEEELSKVKGLNSKKISLIKSIPSILEYYLLSSLKVASPHIKKKDLINYLIIKLGKLKFETFSIICLDVNKRFISMDHIFRGTIDSATIYPRDLVEKSLSLGASYVIISHNHPSGISKPSKEDIEITKVLYKAFLMVEIKMIDHIIVAGNSFYSFREDGMFDKYKHNAEV, via the coding sequence ATGTATAATGATTTTTATAATGATAATACAAAATTCAGTAGTGCCTTAGCAAGCAGTAATGCTGATATAGTGAATGAAAAACAAATATTAGCTTCAATTATCTCTAATGGCATATCCTTAGAGAAAGCAAATACTATAGTAGAAAAACTTTATTATAATTTTTACAATCTGCATAATATAGTTAATGCTTCAGAAGAAGAACTGTCAAAGGTTAAGGGGCTTAATTCAAAAAAGATTAGTCTAATAAAAAGTATTCCTTCTATTTTGGAGTATTATTTACTGAGCAGTTTGAAAGTAGCTTCCCCTCATATAAAGAAAAAAGATTTAATTAATTATCTTATTATAAAATTAGGAAAATTAAAATTTGAAACTTTTTCTATTATTTGTTTAGATGTAAATAAAAGATTCATATCTATGGATCATATATTCAGAGGCACAATAGATTCTGCTACTATATATCCAAGGGATTTAGTAGAAAAGTCATTATCATTAGGAGCAAGTTATGTTATAATATCTCATAATCACCCATCTGGTATATCCAAACCATCAAAAGAGGATATTGAAATTACAAAGGTTTTATATAAAGCATTTTTAATGGTAGAAATAAAAATGATAGATCATATTATAGTTGCCGGTAATTCTTTTTATAGTTTTAGGGAAGATGGTATGTTTGACAAATACAAACATAATGCGGAGGTTTGA
- a CDS encoding ankyrin repeat domain-containing protein codes for MKNIISIISIFVLTVSIISCGGGNKETEQTENTQTNQTETNKVYVNPTTTNENHNTDIDINIDTTKYTNEYIQGTEMDPIPTGYKKIDEILNEHKYKAPIYEISKLLAEEGLEGKITEMTNFGDKYIYQDSTPLFLAVQFGYNDLAKELIKEGADVNARASGMETETEGGLDMLYYAVRNNNPEMTKILIDKGLDKNRDYGYEYSTYLTDIAIGNNNLDILKLLVKRGDSKETLIPDAVRENNIEMVKYLLSIGQDIDAQRFFDGFWVDSPLKVAAENGYIEMAKFLIDEGANLNSADDYMLYAYNNYDITKLLVDNDVFNLNTNTTREEAIELVKDGKYYEIEKLLLSEDSNNIDGYDELMNAISKGDMKALEKLVKDDTDLNKQYDKITPLGLAAARNDREMVKFLVEKGADINLEDGYGYTPLIIAMKYRNIGLAKDIIDLKPDLNAICSATGDTPLTYLVDKVKFGSDICYYLIKNGADVNKKNNNGDTPLIVSVQNFILSYGILGVLINMGADYNIKNKEGKTAMDIVMEKDDKATLYHLNNPDDLEYYLTI; via the coding sequence ATGAAAAATATTATTTCCATTATTTCTATTTTTGTTTTAACGGTTTCGATAATTTCCTGCGGAGGCGGTAACAAAGAAACAGAACAAACAGAAAATACTCAAACTAATCAAACAGAAACTAATAAAGTATATGTTAATCCAACAACTACAAATGAAAATCATAATACAGATATTGATATTAACATTGATACAACTAAATATACTAATGAATATATTCAAGGTACAGAAATGGATCCTATACCTACAGGATATAAAAAAATAGATGAAATACTTAATGAACATAAATATAAAGCACCAATATACGAAATATCAAAATTATTGGCAGAGGAAGGCTTGGAAGGAAAAATCACTGAAATGACAAATTTTGGTGATAAATATATATATCAAGATTCTACTCCTTTGTTTTTGGCAGTACAATTCGGATACAATGATTTAGCAAAAGAGCTTATAAAAGAAGGTGCTGATGTTAATGCCAGAGCAAGCGGTATGGAAACAGAAACAGAAGGCGGTCTTGATATGCTTTACTATGCTGTTAGAAATAATAATCCTGAAATGACTAAAATCTTAATTGATAAAGGACTTGATAAAAATAGAGATTATGGTTATGAATATTCTACTTATTTGACAGATATTGCTATTGGCAACAACAATCTTGATATACTTAAACTTCTTGTAAAAAGAGGAGATTCAAAAGAAACTTTAATTCCTGATGCAGTAAGAGAAAATAATATAGAAATGGTTAAATATTTATTATCTATAGGACAAGATATAGATGCACAAAGATTTTTTGACGGTTTTTGGGTTGATTCTCCTTTGAAAGTAGCAGCTGAAAACGGATATATAGAAATGGCTAAATTTTTAATTGATGAAGGAGCAAATTTAAACTCAGCTGATGATTATATGCTTTATGCATATAATAATTATGATATAACTAAATTATTAGTAGATAATGATGTTTTTAATCTTAATACTAATACAACTAGAGAAGAAGCTATAGAATTAGTAAAAGACGGCAAATATTATGAAATAGAAAAATTATTATTAAGTGAAGATTCAAATAATATAGACGGATATGATGAATTAATGAATGCTATATCTAAAGGCGATATGAAAGCATTAGAAAAACTTGTAAAAGATGATACTGATTTGAATAAACAATATGATAAGATTACGCCTCTTGGTTTAGCTGCTGCTAGAAATGATAGAGAAATGGTTAAATTCCTAGTAGAGAAAGGTGCTGATATAAATTTAGAAGACGGATACGGATATACTCCTTTAATAATAGCAATGAAGTATCGTAATATTGGTTTAGCTAAAGATATTATTGATTTGAAGCCGGATTTAAATGCTATATGTTCAGCAACAGGAGATACTCCTTTAACATATTTAGTAGATAAAGTGAAATTTGGATCAGATATTTGTTATTATTTGATAAAAAATGGTGCTGATGTAAATAAAAAAAATAATAACGGAGATACTCCATTAATAGTTTCCGTACAAAATTTTATTTTAAGTTATGGTATATTAGGAGTTCTTATAAATATGGGTGCCGATTATAACATTAAAAACAAAGAAGGAAAAACAGCTATGGATATTGTTATGGAAAAAGATGACAAAGCAACACTTTATCATTTAAATAATCCTGACGATTTAGAATACTATCTTACTATATAA